One genomic window of Prosthecobacter algae includes the following:
- the mtnP gene encoding S-methyl-5'-thioadenosine phosphorylase produces the protein MADAFPPAIGIIGGSGLYDIEGFEGREEIEVSTPYGAPSDKIVSGLYAGRRIFFLPRHAKGHRILPTELNHRANIWAMRSLNVRWIIAVTAVGSLKEEYRPRDVVLPDQFYDRTSRREHHTFFGNGVVAHVAFADPISSGLRELLAEEATAAGACVHNGGTYVNMDGPAFSTRAESNANRQLGFDVIGMTNLPEAKLAREAEISLATLAMITDYDCWKTDEAHVTAEAVMAHVSANAAMAKAVIAKVIPRIPLEPSWPEHHALDGAIMTERKLWPEAVTANLKPILERYL, from the coding sequence ATGGCAGACGCGTTTCCCCCAGCAATTGGCATCATCGGCGGCTCTGGTTTGTATGACATCGAAGGCTTCGAAGGCCGTGAAGAGATCGAGGTCTCCACCCCTTATGGTGCACCTTCGGACAAAATCGTCAGCGGCCTATATGCAGGGCGGCGCATCTTTTTCCTGCCGCGTCATGCGAAAGGCCACCGCATCCTGCCCACGGAGCTGAACCACCGGGCCAACATTTGGGCGATGCGTTCGCTGAACGTCCGCTGGATCATTGCCGTTACCGCCGTGGGGAGTCTGAAGGAAGAATACCGTCCCCGCGATGTGGTGCTGCCGGATCAGTTCTATGACCGCACGAGCCGTCGTGAGCATCACACCTTTTTTGGCAACGGGGTGGTGGCGCATGTGGCGTTTGCGGATCCGATCAGCTCCGGGCTGCGGGAATTGCTGGCGGAGGAGGCCACCGCCGCAGGGGCCTGCGTACATAATGGCGGCACCTATGTGAACATGGATGGGCCGGCCTTTTCGACCCGGGCGGAGTCCAATGCCAACCGTCAGCTCGGCTTCGATGTCATCGGCATGACGAATTTACCTGAGGCCAAACTGGCCCGCGAAGCCGAAATCTCTCTGGCCACGCTCGCCATGATCACGGACTACGACTGCTGGAAAACGGATGAAGCCCACGTCACGGCGGAGGCGGTGATGGCCCATGTCTCCGCCAATGCGGCGATGGCCAAGGCGGTGATCGCCAAGGTGATCCCCCGCATTCCTCTGGAGCCCTCCTGGCCTGAGCACCATGCCTTGGACGGTGCCATCATGACCGAACGCAAGCTGTGGCCGGAAGCGGTGACCGCCAATCTGAAGCCGATCCTCGAACGTTACCTCTAA
- a CDS encoding DUF2721 domain-containing protein, translating to MKTHRFIGQGCALDFIMSLPDLPITTPSLLFPAISLLMLAYTNRFLALATIVRNLHASWRQTHDPLLEAQIANLRRRLVLIRNMQAAGIISLIACTVSTMFLFISHQPGGQFFFAISLVFMILSLSLTLNEVVISGRALDMQLSDMEAKK from the coding sequence ATGAAAACACACCGTTTCATCGGCCAGGGATGTGCTCTAGATTTCATCATGTCGCTTCCGGACCTGCCCATCACCACGCCCTCCCTGCTGTTTCCGGCCATCTCCCTGCTGATGCTGGCCTACACCAACCGCTTCCTGGCCCTGGCCACCATCGTGCGAAACCTGCACGCCTCCTGGCGCCAAACTCACGATCCGCTGCTGGAGGCCCAAATCGCCAATCTGCGCCGCCGACTCGTCCTCATCCGGAACATGCAGGCAGCGGGCATCATCAGCCTGATTGCTTGCACCGTCAGCACCATGTTCCTTTTCATCAGCCACCAGCCAGGGGGCCAGTTCTTCTTTGCCATCAGCCTGGTGTTCATGATCCTGTCCCTCAGCTTGACCCTGAACGAAGTGGTCATCTCAGGCCGCGCCCTGGACATGCAGCTTAGTGACATGGAAGCTAAAAAGTAA
- a CDS encoding DUF3592 domain-containing protein has protein sequence MEKSTQIKIVAVIALLAGPFFAYNGYQEKERLAKIEKEGITVDGTIEGGASERSGKRSRSYNFEVVFTPQGGPAITKSFPVTSDFFSSRTHESTITDPAVKVRYLAADVENSAIIVGGSKDTTINLMVGIGSFAAGLITLLVMMFMRKS, from the coding sequence ATGGAAAAATCCACTCAAATCAAGATTGTCGCCGTCATTGCCCTCCTCGCAGGCCCCTTCTTTGCCTACAATGGTTACCAGGAAAAAGAACGCCTGGCCAAAATCGAAAAAGAAGGCATCACGGTGGACGGGACCATCGAAGGCGGAGCCTCCGAACGCAGTGGCAAGCGCTCCCGCAGCTACAATTTTGAGGTCGTCTTCACTCCTCAAGGCGGTCCTGCCATCACCAAGAGCTTCCCGGTGACCTCCGATTTCTTTTCCTCCCGTACCCATGAAAGCACCATCACGGACCCGGCCGTGAAAGTTCGTTACCTGGCCGCCGATGTCGAAAACAGCGCCATCATCGTCGGTGGGTCCAAAGACACGACCATCAACCTCATGGTGGGCATCGGTTCCTTTGCCGCCGGCCTCATCACCCTCCTGGTGATGATGTTCATGCGCAAAAGCTAG
- a CDS encoding DEAD/DEAH box helicase, which yields MLQPVLTPDGLLLMEGERGTVEERRLGELVREGPGALFIGLGTELLLADLDAPWRWLRGWVRPFLTRLCQTRDLALVALPTEAERQSWLATAPPFPGAEHLSPVVLERWWQAMAGQVASKMAGHPEGLEGWLQAANAAWHLVGRVTFHLAENKTDPQRPFAFLATFTEKLSASGQVQHLPLARALQMYAGQKDQAAMQALLEPVRLAAAQSALLREWLETRRLFQPLALDPAEAYRWLRDSHLFQESGIVVKLPNWWREGKGTRPTVQVTIDAPQEGKLHAGAMLSFRAEATLEGSPLTEAEWEKLLSAETGLVSLRGQWVEVHGAKLQQVLDHWSRVQNAVGEGLIGFLDGMRLLARYVPKTTAEEGVAAETLHDWSDIVAGKGLAEVLEKMLDPAQVEPPDNLRATLRPYQQKGLAWLYFMTRLGLGACLADDMGLGKTVQVIALLLLRQGQAKEPTLLVVPASLIGNWKAEIAKFAPDLKLLIAHPSALERTDLQRLASQPAAMLRGCDVMLTTYTFLQRTESWQEHPWSLVILDEAQAIKNPASGSTQAVKRLQAPARIALTGTPVENRPGDLWSLFDFLNPGLLGPASVFAEVVKQCATGREGYAPLRRVVQPYILRRMKTDRSIISDLPEKIEVKAWCGLTKRQTTIYAKLVDQMAKLMRDATMDPIKRQGLVLSFLIQFKQVCNHPSHWNGDGVWGREDSGKFARLGEICSQIAEHRERALIFTQFQETCDPLARFLAKVFGRDGLVLHGGTPVKKRPQLVEAFQQPDGPPFMVISVKAGGTGLTLTAASHVIHFDRWWNPAIENQATDRAFRIGQKKNVLVHKFICQGTIEQRIDALLEKKMALSEALLSQDGTAESALMDMSTDELLHFVSLDVNAALV from the coding sequence ATGCTGCAACCGGTGCTCACGCCTGACGGACTTCTCCTCATGGAGGGGGAGCGCGGGACTGTAGAGGAGCGGCGGTTGGGCGAGCTCGTCCGTGAGGGGCCGGGGGCGCTTTTCATCGGCCTCGGCACGGAGCTGCTACTGGCAGATCTGGATGCACCCTGGCGGTGGCTGCGGGGGTGGGTGCGACCGTTTTTAACACGCCTGTGCCAGACCCGCGATCTGGCCCTGGTGGCGCTGCCGACGGAGGCGGAGCGGCAGAGTTGGCTGGCCACTGCGCCGCCTTTTCCGGGGGCGGAGCATCTCTCGCCGGTGGTCTTGGAGCGCTGGTGGCAGGCCATGGCAGGGCAGGTGGCATCAAAGATGGCCGGGCATCCTGAGGGGCTGGAAGGCTGGCTGCAGGCGGCGAATGCGGCCTGGCACCTGGTGGGGCGGGTGACCTTTCATCTGGCAGAAAACAAGACGGATCCGCAGCGGCCTTTTGCCTTTTTGGCCACCTTTACGGAAAAGCTGAGCGCCAGCGGCCAGGTGCAGCATCTGCCGCTGGCCCGTGCCCTGCAGATGTATGCGGGGCAGAAGGACCAGGCCGCGATGCAGGCCCTGCTGGAGCCGGTGCGGCTGGCTGCGGCCCAGAGTGCGCTGCTGCGCGAGTGGCTGGAGACGCGGCGGCTGTTCCAACCCCTGGCGCTGGACCCTGCGGAGGCCTACCGTTGGCTGCGCGACAGTCACCTTTTTCAGGAGAGCGGCATCGTCGTGAAACTGCCGAACTGGTGGCGTGAGGGAAAGGGGACGCGGCCCACGGTTCAGGTCACCATCGATGCTCCGCAGGAGGGCAAGCTGCATGCCGGGGCCATGCTGTCCTTCAGGGCCGAAGCCACGCTGGAAGGCAGCCCGCTGACCGAAGCCGAGTGGGAAAAGCTGCTGAGCGCGGAGACGGGCCTCGTCTCCCTGCGCGGGCAGTGGGTGGAGGTGCATGGGGCCAAGTTGCAGCAGGTGCTGGATCACTGGAGCCGGGTGCAGAATGCGGTGGGGGAGGGGCTCATCGGCTTTCTGGACGGCATGCGCCTGCTGGCCAGGTATGTGCCGAAGACGACGGCGGAAGAAGGGGTGGCTGCGGAAACGCTGCATGACTGGTCGGACATTGTGGCTGGCAAGGGGCTGGCGGAGGTGTTGGAAAAGATGCTGGACCCGGCCCAGGTGGAGCCTCCGGACAATTTGCGCGCCACCTTGCGGCCCTATCAGCAAAAGGGGCTGGCGTGGCTGTATTTCATGACACGCTTGGGGTTAGGCGCGTGTCTGGCCGATGACATGGGGCTGGGGAAAACCGTGCAGGTCATTGCGCTGCTGCTGCTGCGTCAGGGGCAGGCGAAGGAGCCGACTTTGCTGGTGGTGCCTGCTTCATTGATTGGCAACTGGAAAGCGGAGATTGCCAAATTTGCGCCGGATCTGAAGCTGCTCATTGCGCATCCTTCGGCCCTAGAGCGGACGGATCTGCAACGCCTGGCCAGCCAGCCCGCGGCGATGCTGCGCGGCTGCGATGTCATGCTGACGACCTACACCTTTCTGCAAAGGACGGAGAGCTGGCAGGAGCACCCCTGGAGCCTCGTCATCCTGGATGAGGCGCAGGCCATCAAGAACCCCGCCAGTGGCAGCACCCAGGCGGTGAAAAGATTGCAGGCCCCGGCACGGATCGCACTCACGGGCACGCCGGTGGAAAACCGTCCGGGGGATCTGTGGAGCCTGTTTGATTTCCTCAATCCCGGCCTGCTGGGGCCTGCCTCGGTCTTTGCCGAAGTGGTGAAACAATGCGCGACGGGGCGTGAAGGCTACGCCCCGCTGCGGCGGGTGGTGCAGCCTTACATCCTGCGCCGGATGAAGACGGACAGGAGCATCATCAGCGACCTGCCGGAAAAGATCGAGGTGAAGGCCTGGTGCGGCCTAACTAAAAGGCAGACAACGATCTATGCCAAGCTGGTGGATCAGATGGCGAAACTGATGCGGGATGCCACGATGGACCCGATCAAGCGCCAGGGGCTGGTGCTGAGTTTCCTGATCCAGTTCAAACAGGTGTGCAACCATCCCAGCCACTGGAATGGAGATGGCGTGTGGGGCCGTGAGGACAGCGGGAAATTTGCGCGGCTGGGGGAGATCTGCAGCCAGATCGCCGAGCACCGAGAGCGTGCGCTCATCTTCACGCAGTTTCAGGAAACCTGCGATCCCCTGGCGCGCTTTCTGGCGAAGGTTTTTGGTCGTGATGGCCTCGTACTGCATGGTGGCACGCCGGTGAAAAAACGACCGCAGTTGGTGGAGGCCTTTCAGCAGCCGGACGGGCCGCCCTTCATGGTCATCAGTGTCAAGGCAGGCGGCACGGGCCTCACGCTCACAGCGGCCAGCCACGTCATTCATTTTGATCGCTGGTGGAATCCGGCCATTGAAAATCAGGCCACGGATCGCGCGTTCCGCATCGGCCAGAAAAAGAACGTACTCGTCCACAAGTTCATCTGCCAGGGCACCATTGAGCAGCGGATTGATGCCCTGTTAGAAAAGAAGATGGCGCTGTCCGAGGCCCTGCTGTCTCAGGATGGGACTGCGGAGTCCGCGCTCATGGACATGAGCACGGACGAGCTGCTGCACTTCGTCTCGCTGGACGTGAATGCGGCACTGGTGTGA
- a CDS encoding arylsulfatase encodes MKLPSCWIALLFFGLALPALAAEAPRPNIVFILADDLGRADCGFMGGKEIATPHLDKLAKAGAVLDQFYVQPVCSPTRAALMTGRYPMRHGLQVGVVRPWADYGLPLTERVLPQALKETGYQTAIVGKWHLGFVTRDYLPTRRGFDQQYGHYNGAIDYFKLDRDGGHDWHRNDQRSDDQGYSTHLLGQEAARVIRERDKSKPLFLYVPFNAVHSPWQVPEEYVKPYAHLKGNRATYAGMLACMDEAVGKIAAAVDEAGIRDNTLFIFSSDNGGPSPGTITDNGLLRAGKGTLYEGGTRVVAFATWQGKIQEGSVVKAPLHMVDWYPTLLKLAGASLEQKELLDGRDAWPAITEGAASPHEVILYNTAPNNGAVRMGDWKLVLNGGAGDSDGGPKAKKKKKAAAKANVELFNLAEDPNEKTNLAASQPEKVAVLKAKLAEFAAEALPPKGGPQPKNYVVPKVWGE; translated from the coding sequence ATGAAGCTGCCCTCCTGTTGGATCGCCCTCCTTTTCTTTGGCCTCGCCCTGCCTGCTCTGGCGGCTGAGGCTCCGCGCCCGAACATCGTTTTTATCCTGGCCGATGATCTGGGGCGGGCGGACTGCGGGTTCATGGGCGGGAAGGAGATCGCGACGCCGCATCTGGACAAGCTGGCGAAGGCGGGGGCGGTTTTGGACCAATTTTATGTGCAGCCGGTGTGCAGTCCGACGCGGGCGGCGCTGATGACGGGGCGCTACCCGATGCGGCACGGTCTGCAGGTGGGCGTGGTGCGGCCCTGGGCGGACTATGGGCTGCCGCTGACGGAGCGTGTTTTGCCGCAGGCGCTGAAGGAGACGGGCTACCAGACGGCGATCGTGGGCAAGTGGCACCTGGGTTTTGTGACGAGGGATTACCTGCCGACGCGGCGGGGGTTCGATCAACAGTATGGCCACTACAATGGGGCGATTGATTACTTTAAGCTGGATCGCGATGGCGGGCATGACTGGCATCGCAATGACCAGCGCAGCGATGATCAGGGTTATTCGACGCATTTGTTAGGCCAGGAGGCGGCGCGGGTGATCCGCGAGCGGGACAAGTCGAAGCCGCTTTTTCTCTATGTGCCTTTCAATGCGGTGCACAGCCCCTGGCAGGTGCCGGAGGAGTATGTGAAACCGTATGCGCACCTGAAGGGGAACAGGGCGACCTATGCGGGGATGCTGGCGTGCATGGATGAGGCTGTGGGCAAGATCGCTGCGGCGGTGGATGAAGCGGGGATCCGGGACAATACGCTGTTCATTTTCTCAAGCGACAATGGTGGGCCCAGCCCGGGTACGATCACGGATAATGGGCTGCTGCGCGCGGGCAAAGGCACGCTGTATGAAGGGGGAACACGGGTGGTGGCCTTTGCGACGTGGCAGGGGAAGATCCAGGAAGGCAGTGTGGTGAAGGCCCCGCTGCACATGGTGGACTGGTACCCGACTTTGCTGAAGCTGGCGGGGGCTTCCCTGGAGCAGAAGGAGCTGCTGGATGGTCGCGATGCCTGGCCTGCCATCACGGAAGGGGCTGCCTCTCCGCATGAGGTCATTTTGTACAACACGGCGCCTAACAATGGGGCTGTGCGCATGGGTGACTGGAAGCTGGTGCTGAATGGTGGGGCGGGTGACTCGGATGGAGGGCCGAAGGCGAAGAAGAAAAAGAAAGCGGCCGCCAAGGCGAACGTGGAGCTGTTTAACCTGGCTGAAGATCCGAATGAAAAGACGAATCTGGCCGCGAGCCAGCCGGAGAAGGTGGCGGTGCTGAAAGCGAAGCTGGCGGAGTTCGCCGCCGAGGCCCTGCCGCCCAAGGGTGGCCCGCAGCCGAAGAACTACGTGGTGCCGAAAGTGTGGGGCGAGTGA
- a CDS encoding argininosuccinate synthase, with protein MKKKIVLAYSGGLDTSVLLSWIKETYDAEVIAFCANIGQDDELKGLNAKAKKTGALKIYVDDLQEEFAKDFIFPMMQAGAIYEGQYFLGTSIARPLIAKRMVEIAKLEGATAIGHGATGKGNDQVRFELTTAALAPDLEIIAPWRDERFRTQFPGRAEMIAYCEEKKIPIQASAKKPFSMDRNLLHISYEAGILEDPWFNAGDVKYRDYFTTLSVFPEDAPDKSEYVVLDFDKGNCVAVNSKPMNPLQVMKALNKLGGKHGVGRVDMVENRFVGMKSRGVYETPGGAILHFAHRQIESLTMDREVMHLRDSLIPEYAKLVYNGFWYAPERLALQALVTESQKNVSGTVRVKLYKGGIHAAGRQSQFSMYNPHIATMEADPTKAYNQDDATGFIRLNGLRLRVNSQVNGAANIGG; from the coding sequence ATGAAAAAGAAAATCGTCCTCGCTTATTCCGGCGGCCTCGACACCTCCGTCCTGCTCTCCTGGATCAAAGAAACCTATGATGCCGAAGTCATCGCCTTCTGCGCCAACATCGGTCAGGACGACGAACTGAAAGGCCTGAACGCCAAAGCCAAAAAGACCGGCGCTCTGAAAATCTACGTGGATGACCTCCAGGAAGAGTTCGCCAAGGACTTCATCTTCCCCATGATGCAGGCCGGGGCCATCTACGAAGGCCAGTACTTCCTCGGCACCTCCATCGCCCGCCCCCTCATCGCCAAGCGCATGGTCGAGATCGCCAAGCTCGAAGGCGCCACCGCCATCGGCCACGGTGCCACCGGCAAAGGCAACGACCAGGTCCGCTTCGAGCTCACCACCGCCGCCCTCGCCCCCGACCTCGAAATCATCGCCCCTTGGCGTGACGAGCGTTTCCGCACCCAGTTCCCTGGCCGTGCCGAAATGATCGCCTACTGCGAAGAGAAAAAGATCCCCATCCAGGCCAGCGCGAAGAAGCCCTTCTCCATGGACCGCAACCTCCTGCACATCAGCTACGAGGCCGGCATCCTTGAGGACCCTTGGTTCAATGCTGGCGACGTGAAGTATCGCGACTACTTCACCACCCTCTCCGTCTTCCCTGAAGACGCCCCCGACAAGTCCGAATACGTCGTGCTCGACTTTGACAAAGGCAACTGCGTCGCCGTCAACAGCAAGCCCATGAACCCCCTCCAGGTCATGAAGGCCCTCAACAAGCTCGGCGGCAAGCACGGCGTCGGCCGCGTGGACATGGTGGAAAATCGCTTCGTCGGCATGAAGAGCCGCGGTGTGTATGAGACCCCCGGCGGTGCCATCCTCCACTTCGCCCATCGCCAGATCGAGTCCCTCACCATGGACCGCGAAGTCATGCACCTGCGCGACAGCCTCATCCCCGAGTACGCCAAGCTCGTGTACAACGGCTTCTGGTACGCGCCCGAGCGCCTCGCCCTCCAGGCCCTCGTCACCGAGAGCCAAAAGAATGTCTCCGGCACCGTCCGCGTGAAGCTCTACAAAGGTGGCATCCACGCCGCCGGCCGCCAGAGCCAGTTCAGCATGTACAACCCCCACATCGCCACCATGGAAGCCGACCCCACGAAGGCCTACAACCAAGACGACGCCACCGGCTTCATCCGCCTCAACGGCCTCCGCCTCCGCGTGAATTCGCAGGTGAATGGTGCAGCGAATATTGGCGGTTAA
- a CDS encoding YiiX/YebB-like N1pC/P60 family cysteine hydrolase, with product MEYQTAVGDILLVTGTAKHSSALATLQKALYNQARSSHVAFSLGGGAFIHSTTDKGVHLAFFPDIIKDCTDDWRIIRLRSLTKEQERLLLGSSNYHLAQKYNYAYMMPGNKTSSFCSEFASKSYCKANIGILNGLESSKTAPAHFDKEADDLIEWMDVSADYRTLLEEINSDPKLAYAGFAYLAHRLERIRAVNARTEFLFALASQIFKTDESREGLKKAKQELESQRLFSYWDIHKQD from the coding sequence ATGGAATACCAAACCGCAGTCGGCGACATACTTCTTGTTACGGGAACAGCAAAACACTCTTCGGCTCTCGCCACCCTACAAAAAGCACTATATAATCAGGCGCGCTCAAGTCACGTGGCTTTTAGTCTTGGCGGTGGTGCATTTATTCATTCCACGACCGATAAAGGAGTTCATCTTGCGTTTTTTCCAGACATCATAAAGGACTGCACTGATGACTGGAGAATCATTAGGCTTCGCTCCTTGACTAAAGAGCAGGAACGTTTATTACTCGGAAGCTCTAATTACCATCTTGCACAGAAATATAATTATGCGTATATGATGCCAGGCAATAAAACCTCATCATTTTGTTCTGAATTTGCCTCAAAAAGTTATTGTAAAGCCAATATTGGAATTTTAAACGGCTTAGAATCAAGCAAGACTGCACCGGCTCATTTTGACAAGGAAGCCGACGACTTGATTGAATGGATGGACGTTTCTGCTGATTACCGCACGTTACTTGAAGAGATTAACTCTGACCCGAAGTTGGCTTATGCAGGGTTCGCTTATCTTGCACATAGGTTGGAAAGGATTCGAGCTGTAAATGCAAGAACTGAATTCTTATTTGCACTAGCCTCTCAAATCTTCAAAACAGACGAAAGCAGGGAGGGATTAAAGAAGGCGAAACAGGAGTTGGAGTCTCAACGGCTTTTTAGCTACTGGGATATACACAAACAGGATTAA